The sequence CATAGAAATTTATACAAATTTTTCCATCCACTTGTGAAATAATTTTTTCAATTTCTTTCTTCCATTCTGTATATTTTTCCATAACATTCTCCATACATTCCTCTATTTCCGATAATTTTAATATATTAATTTTCCCTTATGACAACATTTTTAATATTTGCCCTATTCCAATTCCAAAAAAGTTTCCAACTGCTGCTCCAAGAACTCCCATCAATACCCCAATACCTGCATAAGAAGGATTGTAAGCAGAAGCTACTATTGGTGCAGATGCAGAACCTCCTATATTGGCAAGTGATGCTGTTGAAACCATACATAAATCCCAGTGGAACATTTTTGAAAGTACAAACATTAGTACCACATGTATAGCTAGGATAAATAATCCATAAACTATCCACATAGGTGCTGTTAATAAATCTACAACAGAAGCAGTAGAAGCAAGTAATGATACGACTGCATATAAATATACAGTAGAAAGTTCTTCAACTGCTGGAAGTTTTCCAAGAGGTGTTAAAGCACATACAAGTCCTAGAATAGTTACAAATACAGTAGTCATAGTTCCTTTATCAAAGACTTCTAAACCAACTGAAGCAAAAGCATTTTGAAGATGTGCTCCCACCATTTGAGATACAGCAGAAACCATCAAAGAAATTCCAATTAAAAAGATCCAATCTGCCGCACTAGCAGTTTTCTTTTCCTTTTCAACTTCTTTTGCTGCTGCATCTGCGACTGCTTGTAATTTAGAAGTATCTGCCTTAGTTGCATTATCCCATTTTGATGAATAACGAACCATTAAAAGAAGTAATGCTATCCAAACAGAATAACAAACTGTATCAAGTGCCAATGCACAGCTATATGCTCCTGCATCTACTGGTAAAGCTGCTTGCATTGCTGCCATATTTGCAGAACCTCCTACCCAAGAAGCATAAAGTGCTGCAACTGCACCCCAAACATCTGTTCCTAAGAAACTTTTAAAAATAGGATAACCTACAATAAAACCTATAAAAAGTGTAAATGAACAGGCTAAAAATATAGCTACCATTCTTCCACCTAATTTTGCAAGTTTTCTAAAATCACAACGAAGAAGCATTACAAAAATCATTGCATATAATAAATTATTTTTTAATACACTATATGCTTTTGAACAGGCTTCAGAATCAAAAAGTCCCATAGTACAAAAAAACATATTTAAAATATAAATAAATACTAAAGCTGGAACTACATTAAATATTTTCCATTTAGAATATTTTTCTAACAATAATAAGCAACCTGCAAGACACATCAAAAATGCAATATAAGTAAAACCATTAGTAATAACCATATGTAACCTCCTCCTATTTTTTAATCAATATATTTTATTCCATTAATTCCTTTTATTCCAAGTCCAAAATCATCAGAAACTGTTATTTCTTTTTCATTGAATACTGCCCCACCTATAATTGGATCTTCCGAACAAAGAACTGGTCCATCTAAATCAATTTTAGTTATAATTTGTTTAGCACAAGCTAAATGCACTGCTGCATTTACACTAACTTTTGCTTCAAGCATACAACCTATCATGCATTCAACACCAACTATTTCAGCCATACTTATAATTTTAAGTGCATTATAGATTCCACTACATTTCATAAGTTTAATATTTATTAAATCAGCTGCTTTCATCTGTAATATTTTAAAAGCATCTTCTGGTGAAAATACACTTTCATCTGCAAGTACTGGAACATTTGAATATTTAGTTACATAGGCAAGTCCTTCAAAATCATGTGCTTTTACTGGTTGTTCCACTAATTCTATATCCAAACCTTTATCTTGCATCTGATTTAAAAGTTTTATAGCTTGTTTTGGTGTCCAAGCTTGGTTTGCATCTATACGAATTCTATAATCTTTACCTATTGCTTCACGGATAGCACTAAGTCTTGCCACGTCTAATGTTGGATCTATTCCAACTTTTACTTTTAAGGTGTCATAACCTCTTTTAATAGCGTTAATTGCATCTCTCGCCATTTCTTCTGGAGGATTAACACTAATTGTAATATCTGTTATTATTTTATTTCGACTTCCTCCCAATAATTTGTACACAGGAATTTTATGAAGTTGTCCATATAAATCCCAAAGTGCAATATCTGTTGCTGCTTTTGCACTAGTATTCTTAACTATACAAGAATTTAAATCTTTCATAAGATTCTCAAAATCATCTACATCTCTTCCTATTAAGGTTTTAATAATATGATCTTTTAATGCTCCAATAATAGCACCTGTTGTATCTCCAGTTATTACACCAGTAGGTGGTGCTTCTCCATATCCTACATTTCCAGTATCTGTATGGATTTCAACAATCACATCTTCTACACTATTCACTGAACGAAGTGCAGTTTTAAATGGTACTCTTAATGGCACTGAAATTATTCCTAATTTAATTTCTGTAATTTTCATTATTTTCAACCTCCCTATAAGAAAAAAAGTCCACACAAAACCACAGACTCTCACCGTGATTTTGCTGGGACTCAGATTGTTTCCTGATCTATTGTGTAGCTCACACAAAATGAAGCAGCATATTAAAAATATATAACTTTGTACCCAATTATATAATACTTTCTATTTATTTGTCAATTCCTTTATTATTATTTACGATATCTTTATTTTTATAACTAAAAATAAACATTTTATTATATATATTATTTTTAGTTATACTAAAATTTTTATAAATTTCCAGATAAAATGCTATAATTAGGTTAATATTTTAACTTTTATGGAGGTTTTTATATGAATATTCTAATTAGAGAAGCAACTGAAATTGATTATCCTGCAATAAATAAAATGCTGCTTAAATTACAAAATTACCATTCTGAAAATGTACCAACAATATATAAAAAATTAGATATTTTTTTTACTTTTGATGAATATTTAGAAATTTTAAAAGATAAAAATATATATTTTCTTTTGGCAACCTTAGATAATGAAGCAATAGGTTTAATTTGGTTAAGCTTTAATGAAAAATTAAGTAAATATGAATATCTAAGAAAACAAATTTGGATTGAAGGAATATATGTTAAAACAAAATATAGAAGAAAAGGAATTGCACAAAAATTAGTAAATGAAGCTATTAATAAAGCTAAATTTTTAAATGCTCAAAGTATAGAATTAATGATATGGGATTTTAATGAAACTTCTAAAAAATTCTTTGAAAATTATTTTAAAATAAGATCACTTATATTAACAAAAGAGCTTTAAGTAAAAACCTCTAAGTTAGTTTATATTTTCTAACTTAGAGGTGGTTTGTGGCTCATTGCCTATATATTATTAAAAAGTTATTACCTACAATTAATTTAAAAACAATTTACTTAGTTATATT is a genomic window of Fusobacterium nucleatum containing:
- a CDS encoding dipeptide epimerase, whose amino-acid sequence is MKITEIKLGIISVPLRVPFKTALRSVNSVEDVIVEIHTDTGNVGYGEAPPTGVITGDTTGAIIGALKDHIIKTLIGRDVDDFENLMKDLNSCIVKNTSAKAATDIALWDLYGQLHKIPVYKLLGGSRNKIITDITISVNPPEEMARDAINAIKRGYDTLKVKVGIDPTLDVARLSAIREAIGKDYRIRIDANQAWTPKQAIKLLNQMQDKGLDIELVEQPVKAHDFEGLAYVTKYSNVPVLADESVFSPEDAFKILQMKAADLINIKLMKCSGIYNALKIISMAEIVGVECMIGCMLEAKVSVNAAVHLACAKQIITKIDLDGPVLCSEDPIIGGAVFNEKEITVSDDFGLGIKGINGIKYID
- a CDS encoding GNAT family N-acetyltransferase yields the protein MNILIREATEIDYPAINKMLLKLQNYHSENVPTIYKKLDIFFTFDEYLEILKDKNIYFLLATLDNEAIGLIWLSFNEKLSKYEYLRKQIWIEGIYVKTKYRRKGIAQKLVNEAINKAKFLNAQSIELMIWDFNETSKKFFENYFKIRSLILTKEL
- a CDS encoding DUF819 family protein, which encodes MVITNGFTYIAFLMCLAGCLLLLEKYSKWKIFNVVPALVFIYILNMFFCTMGLFDSEACSKAYSVLKNNLLYAMIFVMLLRCDFRKLAKLGGRMVAIFLACSFTLFIGFIVGYPIFKSFLGTDVWGAVAALYASWVGGSANMAAMQAALPVDAGAYSCALALDTVCYSVWIALLLLMVRYSSKWDNATKADTSKLQAVADAAAKEVEKEKKTASAADWIFLIGISLMVSAVSQMVGAHLQNAFASVGLEVFDKGTMTTVFVTILGLVCALTPLGKLPAVEELSTVYLYAVVSLLASTASVVDLLTAPMWIVYGLFILAIHVVLMFVLSKMFHWDLCMVSTASLANIGGSASAPIVASAYNPSYAGIGVLMGVLGAAVGNFFGIGIGQILKMLS